One Luteolibacter rhizosphaerae DNA segment encodes these proteins:
- the mscL gene encoding large conductance mechanosensitive channel protein MscL gives MIKEFRDFILKGNMLDLAVGVIIGASFGKVVTSFTELLLSAITFGTGTTEVGAVPVAKKMIDGKEKLIDLGPLINSFISLVIVGFALFLVVKAYTTAKKRFEAPVAPAGPTELPADVKLLAEIRDLLKSQQGKA, from the coding sequence ATGATCAAAGAATTCAGAGACTTCATCCTCAAGGGTAACATGCTGGACCTCGCCGTCGGTGTTATCATCGGCGCCTCCTTCGGCAAGGTGGTCACCTCCTTCACCGAGCTCCTCCTCTCCGCCATCACATTTGGCACGGGAACGACCGAAGTGGGCGCGGTTCCGGTCGCGAAGAAGATGATCGACGGAAAAGAGAAGCTGATCGATCTGGGTCCGCTCATCAATTCCTTCATCAGCCTCGTCATCGTCGGCTTCGCCCTGTTCCTGGTGGTGAAAGCCTACACGACCGCCAAGAAGCGCTTCGAAGCACCGGTCGCTCCCGCGGGACCAACCGAGCTCCCGGCCGATGTGAAACTCCTCGCGGAGATCCGCGACCTGCTCAAGAGCCAGCAAGGCAAGGCCTGA
- the alr gene encoding alanine racemase codes for MNPLASPPRAWAEIDVSALRHNLRAARDAAGCQVMAVVKAGAYGHGLEQVATALAAEDIAFFGVANVGEARRIADAGVSTRIYLLGATWSEERAEIVARDWTPCISSLDEARHFDDLARAHGSRLKVHLSVDTGMGRGGFVAEGLPEILQQLEGMPNLEIEGIGSHLSSADEDEEFTRKQMAKYAAILASLGGPERFVWRHLSNSAGLLGYERESCNLARPGLMLYGICPLPGHSIALKNVMSLKSRVTLVRTLPAGHGVSYGKTFVTTKPTRVATVGIGYGDGYPRHVSGHGAEAFIRGKRYPLIGRVTMDQIMVDVTDSEVAEGDEVEMFGPNIRVDEVAAKADTIAWEILTGITPRVVRVYA; via the coding sequence GTGAACCCGCTTGCCTCACCGCCCCGCGCCTGGGCGGAGATCGATGTGTCCGCCCTGCGTCACAATCTGCGCGCCGCCCGCGATGCCGCCGGCTGCCAAGTGATGGCCGTGGTGAAGGCCGGAGCTTACGGACACGGTCTGGAACAAGTCGCCACCGCCTTGGCAGCGGAAGATATCGCCTTCTTCGGCGTGGCCAATGTCGGCGAGGCCCGGCGCATCGCGGATGCCGGGGTCAGCACCCGCATCTACCTCCTCGGCGCCACCTGGTCGGAGGAACGTGCGGAGATCGTCGCCCGCGATTGGACACCCTGCATCTCTTCGCTGGATGAGGCCCGCCATTTCGACGACCTCGCCCGCGCCCACGGCTCCCGGCTGAAGGTGCATCTCTCCGTGGACACCGGCATGGGCCGCGGCGGCTTCGTCGCGGAAGGTCTGCCGGAGATCCTGCAACAGCTTGAGGGCATGCCGAATCTGGAGATCGAAGGCATCGGTTCACATCTCTCCTCCGCCGATGAAGACGAGGAATTCACCCGCAAGCAAATGGCGAAATACGCCGCGATCCTCGCCTCCTTGGGCGGCCCGGAGCGCTTCGTCTGGCGACACCTCTCGAACAGCGCCGGCCTGCTCGGCTACGAGCGCGAGTCCTGCAATCTCGCCCGCCCCGGGCTCATGCTCTACGGGATCTGCCCGCTGCCGGGCCATTCAATCGCGCTCAAGAACGTGATGAGCCTCAAGTCTCGCGTGACCCTTGTCCGCACGCTGCCCGCCGGACACGGCGTCTCCTACGGCAAGACCTTCGTCACCACCAAGCCGACTCGCGTCGCAACCGTCGGCATCGGGTATGGCGATGGCTACCCGCGCCATGTCTCCGGCCACGGGGCCGAGGCCTTCATCCGCGGCAAGCGTTACCCGCTCATCGGCCGCGTGACCATGGACCAGATCATGGTCGATGTGACCGACAGCGAGGTCGCCGAAGGTGACGAAGTCGAAATGTTCGGCCCGAACATCCGTGTCGATGAAGTCGCGGCCAAGGCGGACACGATCGCTTGGGAGATCCTCACCGGCATCACTCCCCGCGTGGTGAGGGTCTACGCTTGA